The following coding sequences lie in one Cupriavidus taiwanensis LMG 19424 genomic window:
- a CDS encoding Fic family protein: MSTEWIGYKWLAEHYQITPVQEFQITSEIGAARRSVVTEGKTLEIYPAGSRQEPTLQAHLTYAIRQEGVHLEFLARLFDVLPQGELAAWLNSERTGQYARRVGFLYEWLTGRQIAGVGAVTGGNYVDAIDSEAYFAATIPTRNQRWRVRDNLPGNRDFCPLIRRTPEVKAAQDYDCAARLDELNAEFGDNVLMRSAVWLTIKESKSSFAIEHEQDQLDRIRRFAAVMERRIGEYPALLSPDTLAELQREIVSERSTISRFGLRASPVFVGETHRFEQIVHYVAPHWDRLRDLLHGLEVFLERTAGQSSVIRAGAAAFAFVFIHPLADGNGRIHRFIINDVLRRDGAVPRPFILPISAVITEKPQNIARYDHILECFSKPLMRRYGNLCEFAPSRTLYPDGIQSNFEFAGYDAALPAWRYPDLTVQVEYMADIIDKTIRQEMRTEAGILQEWTTARRMVKDIIDGPDADIDRIIRSIRDNQGAVSNKLRKEFPILENDQIVADLVDSLKTAFKTFDSGSSR; encoded by the coding sequence TTGAGCACGGAATGGATAGGGTACAAGTGGCTCGCAGAGCACTATCAGATAACCCCGGTACAGGAATTTCAGATTACCAGCGAGATTGGCGCCGCTCGGCGTTCCGTGGTCACCGAGGGTAAGACGCTGGAGATCTATCCCGCCGGTTCTCGCCAGGAGCCAACGCTGCAGGCCCACCTGACTTATGCGATCCGACAGGAAGGAGTCCATCTCGAGTTCCTGGCACGGCTCTTTGATGTACTTCCCCAGGGAGAGTTGGCTGCCTGGCTGAACAGCGAGCGCACCGGCCAGTATGCCAGACGAGTTGGATTTCTGTATGAATGGCTAACCGGCCGCCAGATCGCCGGCGTCGGGGCCGTGACCGGGGGCAACTACGTCGACGCGATTGACTCTGAGGCTTACTTTGCCGCGACGATACCCACTCGAAATCAACGTTGGCGCGTGCGCGACAACCTTCCCGGCAATCGAGATTTCTGCCCCCTGATTCGACGGACACCCGAAGTCAAGGCGGCACAGGACTACGACTGCGCCGCCCGGCTCGACGAGCTGAATGCCGAGTTCGGGGACAATGTCCTGATGCGCAGCGCCGTCTGGCTGACGATCAAGGAATCCAAGTCGTCGTTTGCGATCGAGCACGAGCAGGACCAACTGGACCGAATTCGCCGATTTGCGGCAGTCATGGAACGGCGGATCGGTGAATACCCCGCGCTACTGTCCCCGGATACGCTAGCCGAGCTGCAGCGAGAAATCGTTAGCGAGCGCAGCACTATTTCCCGTTTCGGGCTGCGGGCCTCGCCGGTGTTCGTTGGCGAAACGCATCGGTTTGAACAGATCGTCCACTATGTCGCTCCGCATTGGGATAGGCTGCGGGACCTGCTGCACGGACTTGAGGTCTTTCTGGAGCGCACCGCCGGGCAATCCTCGGTAATTCGGGCCGGCGCGGCCGCGTTCGCATTCGTTTTCATCCACCCGCTGGCCGACGGAAATGGCCGTATCCACCGGTTCATCATTAACGACGTCCTGCGACGAGATGGTGCCGTGCCGCGACCCTTCATCCTGCCGATCTCGGCTGTCATCACGGAGAAACCGCAGAACATCGCACGCTACGACCATATCCTTGAATGCTTCTCGAAACCATTAATGCGCAGGTACGGCAACCTTTGCGAATTTGCGCCCTCCCGCACGTTGTATCCGGATGGCATTCAATCGAACTTTGAGTTTGCCGGATATGACGCTGCACTACCGGCATGGCGTTACCCCGACCTAACTGTGCAGGTCGAATATATGGCCGACATCATCGACAAAACCATCCGGCAGGAGATGAGGACAGAGGCGGGGATTCTGCAGGAGTGGACAACCGCTCGGCGGATGGTGAAGGACATCATCGACGGTCCTGATGCCGATATCGATCGGATCATCCGCTCGATCAGGGACAATCAGGGTGCAGTCTCCAACAAGCTCCGAAAGGAGTTCCCCATTCTCGAGAATGACCAGATCGTGGCAGATCTGGTTGATAGTCTGAAGACTGCTTTCAAGACTTTCGATAGCGGATCCTCAAGATGA